One window of the Terriglobales bacterium genome contains the following:
- a CDS encoding SUMF1/EgtB/PvdO family nonheme iron enzyme yields the protein MKISKVALLAVSCALFVAGVPVVAQDPAVRVQAWLLEGPAKPEDFPRWLADMKVWRHEQLKRIGYDDSEYRRPELQWTQSSFIQPQMMIEDRYFYDPVAGKYTVDRYLDDLERRYGGIDAVLIWPTYPNIGIDSRNQFDMFHDMPGGIPGIRQMISDFHRRNVRVLFPIMLWDQGTRDVSVPEEQALAEQLAAVGADGVNGDTMNAVPRSFRDAALKAGHPLAFEPEHLTQDEALAYNHMMWAQAVPPNPPPRPGPMRHWHGVAGPEYVDKYKWLEHRHMTNISDRWERKKTADLQFAFFNGVGMETWENIWGIWNGLTPRDAETIRRIAKIERSFAKELVSEAWEPHTPMLRFQIYASKWPGANRTLWTTINRNEYDVDGQQITLPASPGMRYFDLWHGIELQPRKSDNEITLSFLVEHNGFGALVATPSPDAELQKLLADMKKLNSVRLDSFSDEWKPLPQKVTEIAPTKGTTAPPPGMVKIPTTQFLFEVNGIEIEGGNTVGVDFQYPWEDSARRRHHHLMQVNGFFIDKYPVTNTEFKKFLDATKYHPADDHNFLRDWKNGMYPQGWANRPVTWVSLEDARAYASWAGKRLPHEWEWQLAAQGTDGRNYPWGNRWDPSMVPPTNRSREASGPAEVTAHPQAASPFGVEDLVGNVWQWTDEYSDEHTRAAVLRGGSYYKPAGSVWYFPQAYDLHEHGKYLLMAPGRDRAATIGFRCAADMAREQ from the coding sequence TTGAAGATATCGAAAGTTGCACTCCTTGCAGTCTCCTGCGCACTTTTCGTTGCAGGTGTTCCGGTTGTTGCGCAGGATCCTGCAGTGCGCGTCCAAGCATGGCTGCTTGAAGGTCCAGCAAAGCCCGAAGACTTTCCGCGGTGGCTCGCGGATATGAAGGTATGGAGGCATGAACAACTGAAGCGCATCGGCTACGATGACAGCGAGTATCGGCGGCCCGAACTACAGTGGACGCAAAGCAGCTTCATCCAGCCCCAGATGATGATCGAGGATCGCTACTTTTACGATCCGGTGGCAGGGAAGTACACCGTGGATCGGTACCTCGATGATCTGGAGAGGCGCTACGGGGGCATTGACGCGGTTCTAATTTGGCCAACGTACCCCAACATCGGCATCGATAGTCGTAATCAGTTCGACATGTTCCATGACATGCCCGGCGGTATACCTGGGATTCGCCAGATGATCTCCGACTTCCACCGGCGCAATGTGCGGGTGCTCTTCCCAATTATGTTGTGGGATCAGGGCACGCGAGATGTGAGTGTACCGGAGGAACAAGCTTTAGCCGAGCAACTGGCGGCGGTGGGAGCGGACGGCGTTAATGGAGACACGATGAACGCAGTGCCGCGAAGCTTTCGCGATGCCGCATTAAAAGCCGGACATCCGCTGGCGTTCGAGCCCGAACACCTGACACAGGATGAGGCGCTTGCATATAACCACATGATGTGGGCGCAGGCCGTGCCGCCCAACCCTCCCCCTCGTCCGGGTCCTATGCGTCACTGGCATGGAGTTGCCGGTCCCGAATACGTGGACAAGTACAAGTGGCTTGAGCACCGCCACATGACGAACATCTCCGATCGCTGGGAACGTAAGAAGACCGCGGATCTTCAGTTCGCATTCTTCAATGGCGTTGGCATGGAGACCTGGGAGAACATCTGGGGTATCTGGAACGGGCTCACGCCACGCGATGCCGAAACGATTCGGCGCATCGCCAAAATCGAACGCAGCTTTGCTAAAGAGTTGGTAAGCGAGGCTTGGGAGCCGCACACACCGATGCTCCGTTTTCAAATCTACGCGAGCAAGTGGCCGGGCGCCAATCGGACTCTTTGGACGACCATCAACCGAAACGAATACGACGTCGATGGACAACAGATAACTCTCCCCGCTAGCCCCGGTATGCGGTACTTCGACCTCTGGCATGGAATCGAACTGCAGCCGCGGAAGAGCGACAACGAAATTACCCTGAGCTTTCTCGTGGAGCACAACGGGTTCGGCGCGCTTGTCGCTACTCCTTCGCCGGACGCCGAACTCCAGAAATTGCTCGCGGACATGAAGAAACTTAATTCCGTCCGCTTGGATAGCTTTTCGGATGAGTGGAAACCGCTGCCGCAGAAGGTCACTGAAATCGCTCCGACGAAGGGCACGACCGCGCCGCCTCCAGGTATGGTCAAAATTCCTACAACGCAATTTCTTTTCGAAGTTAACGGTATTGAGATCGAAGGCGGCAACACGGTGGGAGTCGATTTCCAGTATCCGTGGGAGGACTCGGCGCGTCGGCGTCATCATCACCTAATGCAGGTGAACGGGTTCTTTATCGACAAGTACCCTGTCACGAACACGGAGTTCAAGAAGTTTCTCGATGCCACGAAGTATCACCCTGCTGACGACCATAACTTTCTCAGAGACTGGAAAAACGGCATGTATCCCCAGGGTTGGGCGAATCGTCCGGTGACGTGGGTTTCCCTGGAGGACGCGCGAGCGTACGCCTCATGGGCGGGAAAGCGTCTGCCGCACGAATGGGAATGGCAACTGGCCGCGCAGGGCACCGATGGCCGAAACTATCCCTGGGGCAACAGGTGGGATCCATCCATGGTGCCTCCAACGAATCGATCTCGCGAGGCGAGTGGACCGGCTGAGGTCACTGCCCACCCGCAAGCAGCCAGCCCGTTTGGAGTGGAAGATCTGGTGGGCAATGTGTGGCAGTGGACAGATGAATACTCAGATGAGCACACGCGAGCCGCGGTATTGCGCGGCGGAAGTTATTACAAGCCGGCGGGGTCCGTATGGTATTTCCCGCAGGCCTATGACCTGCACGAACACGGGAAGTATTTGCTAATGGCTCCGGGGCGTGACCGCGCCGCGACCATAGGCTTCCGCTGTGCTGCCGACATGGCGAGAGAACAATAA
- a CDS encoding carboxypeptidase regulatory-like domain-containing protein, translating into MNRLSCRSAAVRAFCFTLILLLSCSPVVFGQATTGSIYGTVADSGGAVVPGATVTVKNVNTGETKSATTSSTGDYTVVFLVPGEYEVSAEMAGFQVQRQTAVHLAANQNVHVNFDLKVGSTEQSLTVEAGITLVDTRESQIATTVEQTRIQDLPLNGRNAYDLVQVVPGVQSYAADKPTGSRQGTQFTVNGVPDFNSAYYLDGAYDTNLWRFGGNLMPSPDALQEFRVLTSNFDAEFGRSAGGVVNAITRSGTNNYHGLLYDYLRNDALNSKNYFINEVTPLRQNQFGGTFGGPIVRDKAFFFLSYEGLRIRTPVIVSSSSLITPTPAQARGDFSAEPQSKWPKMANGSYYSCNGVQGIICPTLLDPVAQNALAFVPLADPVTGITAEQFGNANTEANQGMAKIDWQATVNHRLAGTFFISRGTSKNPLATQAGISNQILSYSGVQEYEGQYNGVLNDTWTISPTKVNNLRLFYTLSHFVLSSIYGSDHQLDDLGSLAPPGSDYGSQPLFNVVGYWSMGTNNAGPNDLPSSSLGISDTFSTTLGNHEVKLGGSWVYNHFRSRGGAASNGLFTFNGTVTGNALADFLLGRANNFRQNNGVDFRTEQHVPSLFFSDNWRLSRRLSLNLGLRWERFPSYTGQNNTATFIPYVKSERFPTAPLGLVFSGDQGLPDGIIKTPWNTFAPRFGFAYDVFGDGKTSIRGGYGLFYSQINQVRVSNNLVQQPYSLTMTINRTPSLLNPYGVAGSPFPYNPDPSSAVFTSGATIFGLEPGADDVPSVQQFSLGLQQQLAADWAAEVSYVGSVARHFPINIDGNSPIYAPGGLTTTAGLNARRPYQPTPTTYTFGVITQTLLNSNFSYNSLQAKLTHRFTRNFSVHGSYVWSKSIGLNAVVDSYDIQSSRGLSDTDIRHSLVVSYMYSLPRVNSLGAFGRQVLSGWQLNGITAIRSGTPFNVTSGKDTNLDGVNNDRPDTVAPPSINNGSRQERIAQYFNPAAFAQLPANTPYGNTGYNSMIGPGYVNTDLSIFKNFTLPFRESSVQFRAEAFNLFNNVNLSNPNGVMTNAQFGKITSAGSPRIVQFALRFSF; encoded by the coding sequence ATGAACCGCCTGTCCTGCCGTTCCGCCGCCGTTCGCGCATTCTGCTTCACCCTGATATTGCTGCTCTCCTGCTCGCCCGTTGTTTTCGGCCAGGCGACGACTGGGTCCATCTACGGTACTGTGGCCGACTCCGGCGGGGCGGTCGTTCCGGGCGCTACCGTGACCGTGAAGAATGTCAATACCGGGGAGACAAAGTCGGCGACGACTTCGTCCACCGGCGACTACACCGTCGTCTTCCTGGTGCCTGGTGAGTACGAGGTTTCGGCTGAGATGGCTGGTTTCCAGGTGCAGCGCCAGACTGCTGTGCACCTGGCAGCCAATCAGAACGTGCACGTCAATTTCGACTTGAAGGTCGGGTCGACAGAGCAAAGCCTTACGGTGGAAGCTGGCATTACCTTGGTTGATACGCGGGAGTCTCAGATCGCTACCACGGTCGAGCAGACGCGTATCCAAGACCTGCCACTGAATGGACGCAATGCGTATGACCTGGTGCAAGTGGTGCCGGGTGTCCAGAGTTACGCCGCCGACAAACCGACCGGATCACGCCAAGGCACCCAGTTCACCGTCAACGGCGTACCCGACTTTAATTCCGCTTATTACCTCGACGGCGCCTATGACACTAATCTCTGGCGCTTCGGCGGGAACCTCATGCCGAGTCCAGATGCTCTGCAAGAATTTCGCGTGTTGACCAGCAACTTCGACGCGGAGTTCGGGCGATCCGCCGGCGGAGTAGTCAACGCCATCACCCGTTCGGGCACCAACAACTATCACGGCTTGCTCTATGACTACCTGCGCAACGATGCACTTAACTCGAAAAACTACTTCATCAACGAAGTCACGCCTCTCCGACAAAATCAGTTTGGAGGGACATTCGGCGGCCCGATCGTCCGCGATAAAGCGTTCTTCTTCCTCTCCTACGAAGGCCTGCGCATCCGTACGCCCGTCATCGTTTCCTCCAGCAGCTTAATCACGCCTACCCCGGCGCAAGCGCGCGGCGACTTCTCGGCAGAGCCGCAAAGCAAGTGGCCGAAGATGGCGAACGGTAGCTACTATAGCTGCAACGGCGTGCAAGGCATCATTTGCCCGACATTGCTGGACCCGGTTGCACAGAACGCGCTCGCGTTCGTTCCCCTCGCCGATCCGGTTACGGGTATCACAGCTGAGCAGTTCGGTAATGCGAATACCGAAGCCAATCAGGGCATGGCCAAGATCGACTGGCAGGCCACGGTAAATCACCGGCTCGCCGGCACGTTCTTCATATCGCGCGGCACATCGAAGAATCCTCTGGCCACGCAAGCAGGAATCTCGAACCAGATTCTCAGCTACTCTGGCGTGCAGGAGTATGAAGGTCAGTACAACGGCGTGCTAAACGACACCTGGACGATCTCGCCGACAAAAGTCAACAACCTGCGGCTCTTCTACACGCTGAGTCACTTTGTGCTCTCCTCGATCTACGGCAGCGATCATCAACTTGATGACTTGGGCAGCCTGGCGCCTCCGGGCAGCGATTATGGGTCGCAACCGCTGTTCAATGTTGTCGGCTACTGGTCTATGGGCACCAACAACGCCGGACCTAACGACCTGCCGTCGTCCTCGCTCGGCATCTCCGATACATTCAGCACGACGTTGGGAAACCATGAGGTGAAACTCGGCGGCTCGTGGGTGTACAACCACTTCCGTAGCCGTGGCGGTGCCGCTTCCAACGGCCTCTTCACGTTTAATGGTACGGTCACCGGCAATGCACTGGCCGATTTCCTCTTGGGCCGCGCCAACAACTTCCGACAGAATAACGGTGTAGATTTCCGGACCGAGCAGCATGTTCCCTCGCTGTTCTTCTCCGACAACTGGCGACTTTCGAGGCGGCTGTCGCTGAATCTTGGGCTACGCTGGGAGCGCTTCCCGTCCTATACGGGGCAGAACAACACCGCGACCTTTATTCCTTACGTGAAGTCCGAGAGGTTTCCAACCGCACCGCTGGGACTGGTGTTCTCCGGAGACCAAGGTTTACCCGATGGAATCATAAAGACTCCATGGAACACGTTCGCACCGCGATTCGGCTTTGCGTACGACGTGTTTGGCGACGGCAAGACATCGATTCGAGGCGGCTATGGTTTGTTCTATTCGCAGATCAACCAGGTACGCGTCTCCAACAACCTGGTGCAACAGCCATACTCGCTGACCATGACAATCAACCGGACTCCAAGCCTGTTGAATCCATACGGCGTGGCTGGCAGCCCATTTCCCTACAACCCCGATCCTTCTTCCGCAGTGTTCACTTCCGGCGCAACCATCTTCGGCCTGGAACCGGGGGCCGACGATGTTCCCTCCGTGCAGCAGTTCTCCTTGGGTTTGCAGCAGCAACTTGCGGCGGATTGGGCTGCTGAAGTCTCATACGTCGGCAGCGTCGCTCGGCATTTTCCTATCAATATCGACGGTAATTCCCCTATCTATGCGCCGGGAGGGTTAACTACGACTGCTGGTCTGAATGCACGCCGCCCGTATCAGCCTACGCCCACCACCTACACCTTTGGGGTAATCACCCAGACTCTTTTGAACTCGAACTTCTCCTACAATTCCTTGCAGGCGAAGCTGACTCATCGCTTCACTCGTAACTTCTCCGTTCATGGCAGCTACGTCTGGTCAAAGAGCATTGGATTAAACGCCGTTGTCGATTCCTACGACATCCAGAGCAGTCGAGGCCTTTCCGACACTGACATTCGCCACAGTCTCGTGGTCTCGTATATGTACTCGCTGCCTCGAGTCAATTCGCTGGGCGCCTTCGGTCGGCAAGTCCTGAGTGGCTGGCAGCTAAATGGAATCACTGCCATTCGTTCCGGAACCCCGTTCAACGTGACCTCCGGCAAGGACACGAACTTGGATGGAGTAAACAATGATCGCCCGGATACCGTCGCTCCTCCCTCCATCAACAATGGAAGCCGCCAGGAACGGATTGCTCAATACTTCAACCCGGCCGCATTTGCGCAACTTCCTGCGAATACGCCTTACGGCAATACCGGTTACAACTCTATGATCGGACCGGGTTACGTGAACACGGATTTATCGATCTTTAAGAACTTCACCCTGCCGTTCCGCGAGTCGTCGGTACAGTTCCGTGCCGAAGCCTTCAACCTCTTCAATAACGTGAATCTCAGTAACCCGAATGGCGTCATGACGAACGCGCAGTTCGGGAAGATTACTTCCGCCGGTTCGCCGCGGATCGTTCAGTTTGCGTTACGCTTCTCCTTCTAG
- a CDS encoding arylsulfatase yields MRSPGRRLGISGVWGRVACVTLALACATANAQTAATDVQSFKGKLARDPRESLPAWPEIVKAPAGAPNVVLILVDDVGFSTTSTFGGPVPTPNFEKLAARGLKYNTFHVDSICSASRAALLSGRNSHQMGFGTIAEHAQGYPGYNSYWPASSASIAKVLTKNGYNTAAFGKWHNTPVWEMNPGGPYDRWPTGLGFEYFYGFLAAFDSQYTPRLYRNTTAVEPGTTAVQGYDLTNDMTNDAIRWLHRQNAAAPDKPFFLYFATAGTHTPHHVPAEWIEKFRGKFDQGWDKLREENFEREKKLVVIPPDAKDNPRPEGLAAWDSLPPDEKKLLARQAEVYAGFTAYTDYQIGRLLDAIAEEGLSDNTLVIEIFGDNGGSAEDGPTGYDTRQINGQLKDLTSRLEIEDELGSELFMNATAAPWAWAFSAPFPGTKVDSSHLGGTRDPMVIAWPKRIKDVGGLRSQFGHLTDIAPTIYEAANIQPPAAIDGVKQTPLEGASLGFTFDQPKAESRHRVQLFETNGNKGIYKDGWWAGNLLRPSWYRIGSPGYEPAKILADNTHPWELYNLNQDFSQATDVAAKYPEKLAEMKALFEKEGWRTQVFPLLPLRQLISRPEDERTTFVFRDGVERFGGIMNVKAGATTGYTLTAQIENPDGNARGVLFAQGGRYGGITLYVQDGRVHFEINSFSNPSGELVSKTTLPTGKSTIVVEVTPRPKTATKGSAPFPGTGTLTINGTQEASVEFANIPPSGGYWSPAESLDVGSDLGSAVSNRYQVPNRFTGKIDSVKLQLHKPKTENSRVRNDDHS; encoded by the coding sequence ATGCGCTCGCCAGGTAGACGCTTAGGGATTTCCGGTGTGTGGGGAAGAGTCGCATGTGTCACGCTTGCCCTCGCCTGTGCAACCGCAAATGCTCAGACGGCCGCCACAGACGTGCAGTCGTTCAAAGGCAAGTTGGCGCGTGATCCTCGCGAGTCTTTACCTGCTTGGCCAGAGATTGTGAAGGCCCCGGCAGGTGCGCCCAATGTTGTCCTGATCCTGGTCGATGATGTCGGGTTCAGCACCACTTCCACTTTTGGCGGACCCGTGCCGACGCCGAACTTCGAGAAGCTGGCTGCCCGGGGGCTGAAGTACAACACATTTCACGTGGATTCTATTTGCTCCGCGAGTCGTGCGGCTCTGCTGTCAGGGCGCAATTCCCACCAGATGGGATTCGGGACCATTGCCGAGCACGCGCAGGGATATCCGGGCTATAACTCCTACTGGCCTGCGAGTTCCGCATCGATTGCCAAGGTTTTGACCAAGAATGGCTACAACACTGCCGCGTTCGGAAAATGGCACAACACGCCGGTCTGGGAGATGAACCCAGGAGGTCCGTACGATCGCTGGCCGACTGGGCTCGGCTTTGAGTATTTCTACGGATTTCTTGCGGCCTTCGACAGCCAGTACACGCCACGGCTCTATCGAAACACGACTGCGGTTGAGCCGGGCACCACGGCAGTCCAAGGATACGATCTCACGAACGACATGACGAATGACGCAATCCGCTGGCTGCACAGGCAGAACGCCGCTGCGCCCGACAAACCATTCTTCCTCTACTTCGCCACGGCCGGCACGCATACTCCTCACCATGTCCCCGCGGAGTGGATCGAGAAATTCCGCGGCAAATTCGATCAGGGATGGGACAAACTGCGCGAGGAAAACTTTGAGCGCGAGAAGAAACTCGTTGTAATTCCGCCGGATGCAAAAGACAATCCGCGGCCCGAAGGTCTTGCCGCATGGGATTCGTTACCGCCCGATGAGAAAAAACTGCTCGCTCGACAGGCGGAAGTCTATGCCGGCTTTACTGCCTACACCGATTACCAGATCGGCCGCTTGCTCGACGCGATTGCGGAAGAAGGACTGAGTGATAACACACTGGTTATCGAGATCTTCGGCGACAATGGAGGAAGCGCGGAGGACGGGCCTACCGGCTACGACACTCGTCAGATCAATGGCCAACTGAAGGATCTCACCAGCCGGTTAGAGATCGAAGACGAACTCGGGTCGGAGCTGTTCATGAATGCGACCGCGGCACCGTGGGCGTGGGCTTTTAGTGCGCCATTCCCTGGAACTAAAGTCGATTCCTCGCACCTCGGCGGCACTCGCGACCCGATGGTGATCGCATGGCCGAAGCGCATCAAGGATGTTGGCGGCTTACGTTCTCAGTTCGGTCACTTGACCGACATAGCACCCACCATTTACGAAGCTGCCAACATTCAGCCGCCCGCAGCGATCGACGGAGTGAAGCAGACGCCGTTGGAAGGTGCGAGCCTCGGATTCACGTTCGATCAGCCAAAGGCAGAGAGTCGCCACCGGGTCCAGTTGTTCGAGACGAACGGAAATAAGGGTATCTACAAAGATGGCTGGTGGGCGGGCAATCTGCTGAGACCGTCGTGGTATCGCATCGGATCTCCGGGCTATGAGCCAGCGAAGATCCTCGCCGACAACACGCATCCGTGGGAGCTCTACAACTTGAACCAGGACTTCAGCCAAGCAACTGACGTGGCCGCAAAGTACCCTGAAAAGCTTGCCGAGATGAAAGCCCTGTTCGAAAAGGAAGGCTGGCGGACACAGGTATTTCCTCTGTTACCGCTACGCCAGTTGATCAGCAGGCCCGAAGACGAGCGCACAACGTTCGTGTTCCGCGATGGGGTGGAGCGCTTCGGCGGGATCATGAACGTGAAGGCTGGCGCGACCACCGGATACACACTGACCGCGCAAATAGAGAATCCCGACGGCAATGCTCGCGGAGTGCTCTTTGCACAGGGTGGCCGATACGGTGGCATTACCCTGTACGTTCAAGATGGGAGGGTTCATTTCGAGATTAATTCATTCTCCAACCCGTCTGGCGAGTTGGTGTCGAAGACCACATTGCCCACTGGAAAATCTACCATCGTCGTCGAGGTCACTCCCAGACCTAAGACAGCGACGAAGGGAAGTGCTCCGTTTCCGGGCACAGGCACTCTAACCATCAATGGAACGCAAGAGGCGTCAGTGGAGTTCGCCAATATTCCACCGAGCGGAGGTTACTGGTCGCCTGCCGAATCGCTTGATGTGGGGAGTGATTTGGGGTCGGCTGTCAGCAATAGATATCAGGTTCCCAATCGCTTCACTGGAAAAATCGACTCGGTTAAGTTGCAGTTGCACAAACCAAAGACCGAGAACTCGCGGGTGCGGAACGACGATCATTCGTAG
- a CDS encoding GRP family sugar transporter, whose product MYLPDSYAVALLFMIATMLCWGSWANTMKLSPGFRFQLFYWDYIIGLFVGIIALGLTIGSSGSRGAPFLQDIANAPQYSIVMALLGGAVFNVANLLLVAAIEIAGLAVAFPVGIGVALIVGALSNYIIAPKGNPLLLFGGIALVMVAIICDALAYKSREGRRKSSNARGIVISLVCGILMGSFYPLVSKSMAAPNAPGPYATAFFFVIGTALCSIPVNYFFMRRPIDGSAPVCISDYFSASKRWHVAGVLGGVIWVIGTTLNFVASQVNFVGPAISYSIGQGATMVSALWGVFIWREFASPSVRVRNLLIAMFACFVAGLGAIAMAPLY is encoded by the coding sequence ATGTATCTTCCAGACAGTTACGCCGTTGCTCTGCTGTTCATGATCGCTACTATGCTCTGCTGGGGATCGTGGGCGAACACCATGAAGCTGTCACCTGGGTTTCGTTTCCAGCTGTTTTACTGGGATTACATAATCGGTCTGTTCGTTGGGATCATCGCCCTTGGCTTAACCATCGGATCGAGCGGATCGAGGGGCGCGCCTTTTCTTCAGGATATCGCGAACGCTCCGCAATACTCCATCGTGATGGCGCTACTCGGAGGCGCGGTGTTCAACGTGGCAAACCTGCTGCTCGTCGCCGCAATCGAGATTGCAGGCCTCGCCGTCGCCTTTCCCGTCGGCATCGGGGTTGCCCTGATTGTCGGTGCGCTTAGCAACTACATCATTGCCCCAAAGGGAAATCCGCTATTGCTGTTCGGCGGGATTGCCCTGGTGATGGTGGCTATCATTTGCGACGCGCTTGCCTACAAGAGCCGAGAGGGAAGACGCAAGAGTTCGAATGCTCGCGGGATAGTGATAAGTCTCGTATGCGGAATCCTGATGGGCAGCTTCTACCCACTTGTCAGCAAATCAATGGCTGCCCCCAATGCTCCCGGCCCGTATGCCACAGCATTCTTCTTCGTGATCGGCACCGCCTTGTGTTCCATTCCGGTCAACTACTTTTTCATGCGCCGGCCCATCGATGGAAGTGCTCCGGTTTGCATTTCCGACTACTTCTCTGCGTCGAAACGATGGCATGTTGCAGGCGTGCTGGGCGGTGTGATCTGGGTTATCGGCACGACGTTGAATTTCGTCGCGTCGCAAGTGAACTTCGTAGGGCCGGCGATCTCGTACTCGATCGGCCAAGGGGCGACCATGGTCTCGGCACTCTGGGGGGTATTCATTTGGCGGGAATTCGCATCACCGTCGGTTCGCGTACGGAACCTGCTGATTGCAATGTTTGCCTGTTTTGTCGCAGGGCTGGGCGCCATAGCCATGGCACCGCTCTATTGA
- a CDS encoding formylglycine-generating enzyme family protein, whose amino-acid sequence MNWMLHINFVGRMMLAVLALVLHVSAQQPGVFLPTRPNLSPAPGRPPKGMVWVPGGEFSMGLADPRGEHHGGKEAMDDARPIHRVYVDGFWMDKTTVTNAEFERFVAATGYLTVAERKPSAAEFPGAAPEVLVPGSVVFQAPSHPVALDDPTRWWAFVPGADWRHPEGPGTSIRGRENYPVVQVAYEDAVAYATWAGKRLPTEAEWEFAARGGLTGRRYAWGDEFLPHGKWTMNTHQGHFPDHDTHQDGFAGMGPVASFAPNAYGLYDMSGNVWQWVSDWYHPGYYLQLAGTVARNPKGPDSSFDPQEPGVKKRAQRGGSFLCTEQYCTRYLVGSRGKGEVSTASNHLGFRCVQSASAFGRRHTDGESD is encoded by the coding sequence ATGAATTGGATGTTACACATCAACTTCGTTGGTCGCATGATGTTGGCAGTGCTCGCGCTCGTGCTGCACGTTTCGGCGCAGCAACCGGGGGTATTCCTGCCGACTAGACCGAACCTGTCACCCGCACCTGGTCGTCCTCCAAAAGGAATGGTGTGGGTGCCTGGTGGAGAATTCTCCATGGGCCTCGCCGATCCTCGTGGGGAGCATCACGGCGGCAAAGAGGCAATGGATGATGCTCGCCCCATTCACCGGGTTTACGTTGACGGATTCTGGATGGACAAGACGACGGTGACGAACGCGGAGTTCGAACGCTTTGTAGCGGCAACGGGTTACCTTACTGTCGCAGAGCGGAAGCCCAGCGCCGCAGAATTCCCGGGCGCGGCACCCGAAGTCTTGGTGCCGGGATCGGTCGTTTTTCAAGCTCCATCTCATCCAGTAGCCCTGGACGATCCGACACGCTGGTGGGCTTTCGTGCCGGGTGCGGATTGGCGCCATCCGGAGGGTCCCGGCACCTCCATTCGCGGCCGCGAGAACTATCCGGTGGTGCAAGTGGCGTATGAAGATGCGGTGGCATACGCGACGTGGGCAGGGAAGAGACTGCCAACGGAGGCAGAATGGGAGTTTGCCGCTCGAGGCGGATTGACCGGCAGAAGATATGCCTGGGGTGACGAGTTTCTTCCCCATGGCAAGTGGACGATGAACACCCATCAGGGGCATTTTCCTGATCACGATACTCATCAGGACGGCTTTGCCGGCATGGGACCGGTCGCAAGTTTTGCCCCGAATGCGTACGGCCTCTACGACATGTCCGGCAATGTATGGCAGTGGGTCTCCGATTGGTATCACCCGGGATACTACTTGCAACTCGCTGGCACTGTGGCGCGCAATCCGAAGGGTCCGGATTCTTCCTTCGATCCGCAGGAGCCAGGAGTGAAGAAGCGGGCCCAGCGCGGTGGCTCATTCCTTTGTACTGAACAATATTGCACTCGTTACCTGGTGGGAAGCCGGGGCAAGGGTGAGGTCTCGACCGCAAGCAATCACCTCGGCTTCCGGTGTGTGCAGTCGGCAAGCGCTTTCGGCCGACGTCATACTGACGGGGAATCCGACTGA
- a CDS encoding LacI family DNA-binding transcriptional regulator: MATIKEIAKKAGVSTGTVSNVLNGLATVREDSRKHVLKAIDELGYQPSLLGRALRKDQTNMIVMVVPDITNPFFPRAVRGAEDVAFEHGYRLVLCNSDNNSTKESTYLREMRTYRPAGLIIVPADLNQGLDQAKAFLKSGAGVVYLDRIPPKWKGDSVTSDHEAGAYAATEHLIQLGHERIATITGPLSGTSALARLQGYRRAMKSARLPIPPTFVLEAEFNKSAGHEKAVQLLQSRTRPTAIFAGNDLIAIGVLAAVHEAGLECPRDVSIVGFDNLDESDMTQPTLTTVDQFAYQLGAQASQTIVDRMKHKRNAACQVVLSPELRVKQSTSSPAPRKTTAKAANSRR, translated from the coding sequence ATGGCGACCATTAAAGAGATTGCCAAGAAAGCCGGCGTTTCGACGGGCACCGTTTCCAACGTCCTCAACGGACTTGCCACTGTCCGTGAAGACTCCCGCAAGCACGTACTCAAAGCGATCGATGAGCTTGGCTATCAGCCTTCCCTGCTCGGGCGAGCTCTACGGAAGGACCAGACGAACATGATCGTGATGGTCGTTCCAGATATAACCAACCCGTTTTTTCCGCGCGCTGTGCGCGGAGCCGAAGATGTCGCATTCGAGCATGGTTATCGTCTCGTGCTGTGCAACTCGGATAACAATTCAACCAAAGAAAGCACCTACCTCCGCGAGATGCGCACCTACCGGCCTGCCGGACTGATCATCGTTCCCGCCGATCTAAACCAAGGTCTTGACCAGGCGAAGGCATTCCTCAAGTCTGGCGCTGGCGTTGTGTATCTTGACCGTATCCCTCCGAAATGGAAGGGCGACTCGGTTACCAGCGATCACGAAGCCGGCGCGTACGCGGCCACTGAACACCTGATCCAACTTGGCCACGAACGTATCGCAACCATTACCGGACCCCTGAGTGGAACCAGCGCACTTGCCCGACTCCAGGGCTACCGTCGTGCCATGAAATCTGCCCGGCTGCCGATCCCGCCCACCTTCGTTCTGGAAGCCGAGTTCAACAAATCCGCCGGACACGAAAAAGCGGTTCAGCTCCTGCAATCCAGAACACGACCCACGGCGATCTTTGCGGGAAACGACCTGATTGCGATAGGCGTTCTCGCGGCCGTGCATGAAGCTGGTCTCGAGTGCCCCCGTGACGTGTCCATCGTGGGCTTCGACAACCTGGATGAAAGCGACATGACACAGCCAACGCTCACCACCGTAGATCAGTTCGCGTACCAACTTGGAGCACAGGCCTCTCAAACGATCGTGGACCGCATGAAGCACAAACGAAACGCAGCTTGCCAGGTTGTGCTATCACCAGAGCTACGCGTAAAGCAATCTACCTCGTCGCCCGCGCCGCGCAAGACCACGGCAAAAGCTGCCAACTCACGTCGCTGA